A genomic window from Chitinivibrionales bacterium includes:
- the larC gene encoding nickel pincer cofactor biosynthesis protein LarC: MKGLKIVNLLYFDILSGASGDMLLASLIDCGVPIEYIQQNMGRLPLKGISIDCEKTKRNGIACTHLIITQKKEKTYRHLPEILEIIDPKLFPEAVVSQCTRIFTRLAEAEARVHGIPVDKVHFHEVGAVDTIIDILGVCLCFDYLKVDEIYYSTLTVGQGTVQCEHGIMPVPAPATAEMIKGLNVCSIDVHTEILTPTGAAILTTVGKQCRGLPTGSIGNTGYGCGTRTFKNHPNILRNFLIQTAESDKSEISDEEICMLESDMDHISGETMGFVSEQLFEAGALDVCWIPVCMKKGRPAYRLSVLCEKTAKETLLDRIFFQTRTLGVRYRFIKRRTAQRKNISSSLLNMETHSKECSYKGKTFTKIEYESLAECARKSDRPLPELAEEYIRQQKTDQSS; the protein is encoded by the coding sequence TTGAAAGGATTAAAAATCGTGAATCTACTCTATTTTGATATCCTGAGTGGAGCAAGTGGTGATATGCTTCTGGCATCACTGATCGACTGTGGTGTTCCGATCGAGTATATACAACAAAACATGGGGCGATTACCGCTCAAGGGTATCAGTATCGATTGTGAAAAGACCAAACGAAACGGCATCGCCTGCACCCATCTTATTATTACTCAAAAAAAAGAAAAAACCTATCGCCATCTGCCGGAAATACTGGAAATAATCGATCCCAAATTATTTCCAGAGGCTGTTGTCTCACAGTGCACCAGAATTTTCACCAGACTTGCTGAGGCTGAAGCCAGGGTCCATGGTATTCCGGTCGACAAAGTTCATTTCCATGAAGTAGGCGCGGTAGATACCATTATCGATATACTCGGTGTTTGCCTTTGTTTTGATTATCTTAAAGTTGATGAAATTTATTACTCTACACTGACAGTAGGACAGGGAACCGTACAGTGCGAACACGGGATTATGCCTGTTCCGGCTCCTGCAACAGCCGAAATGATCAAGGGTCTGAATGTATGTTCAATTGATGTACATACCGAGATTCTCACTCCCACCGGTGCAGCAATTCTGACCACGGTTGGAAAACAGTGTCGTGGTCTACCGACGGGCAGTATTGGGAACACCGGCTATGGCTGTGGTACTCGAACCTTTAAAAATCATCCGAATATCCTTCGAAATTTCCTCATACAAACCGCTGAAAGCGATAAATCCGAAATAAGCGATGAGGAAATCTGTATGCTGGAATCGGATATGGACCATATTTCCGGGGAAACTATGGGTTTTGTATCAGAACAGCTTTTCGAAGCCGGTGCTCTGGATGTTTGCTGGATACCTGTATGTATGAAAAAAGGCAGACCGGCTTATCGCCTTTCGGTGCTCTGTGAAAAAACAGCAAAAGAAACACTGCTGGATAGGATATTTTTTCAGACCCGCACTCTCGGGGTGCGGTATCGGTTTATCAAACGGCGGACCGCTCAACGTAAAAATATCTCAAGCAGTTTACTGAACATGGAAACACATTCCAAAGAATGCAGCTACAAAGGAAAGACATTTACCAAGATCGAATATGAATCCCTTGCCGAGTGTGCACGAAAATCGGATCGTCCCCTGCCGGAACTTGCCGAAGAGTACATACGACAGCAGAAGACAGACCAATCATCTTAA